From one Microthrixaceae bacterium genomic stretch:
- a CDS encoding FAD-dependent oxidoreductase, protein MTRFVVIGGDAAGMSAAAQVSRGVEPVEMVVFERGEFTSYAACGLPYFVGGLVEGSARLVARSPEEHRRRGVDVRTGHEVLTIDPEAREVEVRVADTGATFRQPFDHLLVATGASPIVPPFPNVDAEGISVIHTIPDAVGLEELLSHRTPRRAVVVGGGYIGVEMAEAFVLRGLDVTLIEKLDQPMATLDPDMGRRVADAMAAMGIDVRLSTGVEAFGVDVDGRVSAVVTDRGTVPADVVVLALGVRPNVALAAAAGIEIGPTGAIGTDDTMSTSVAGIWAAGDCAQSHHRVSGRPAWVALGTHANKQGRVVGLNVSGTPARFPGVIGTAVTRVGECEIARTGLTEREATTAGFDAVAEVIQGTSRAHYYPDGAPMAVKVVAERSSGRMLGAQIVGGPEAAKRIDALAVAVWNEMTVEDFSQLDLGYAPPFSPVWDPTLIAARGASRARTR, encoded by the coding sequence ATGACTCGGTTCGTGGTGATAGGTGGCGACGCGGCAGGGATGTCGGCGGCCGCTCAGGTGAGTCGGGGGGTCGAGCCGGTCGAGATGGTGGTGTTTGAGCGCGGTGAGTTCACGTCCTACGCCGCTTGTGGGTTGCCGTACTTCGTGGGTGGGCTGGTCGAGGGATCGGCCCGCTTGGTGGCCCGTTCCCCTGAGGAGCACCGACGACGCGGGGTGGACGTGAGAACCGGCCACGAGGTGTTGACCATCGACCCCGAGGCGCGGGAGGTCGAGGTCCGGGTGGCCGACACCGGTGCCACGTTCCGCCAGCCGTTCGACCATCTGCTGGTGGCCACCGGTGCCTCACCGATCGTCCCACCGTTTCCCAACGTCGATGCCGAGGGGATCAGTGTCATCCACACCATTCCCGATGCCGTAGGGCTGGAGGAGCTGCTCAGTCATAGGACCCCTCGCCGAGCGGTAGTGGTCGGAGGTGGCTACATCGGAGTGGAGATGGCCGAGGCCTTCGTACTCCGAGGCCTCGATGTGACCCTGATCGAGAAGCTGGACCAGCCCATGGCCACCTTGGACCCAGACATGGGCAGACGGGTGGCCGACGCCATGGCGGCCATGGGAATCGACGTGCGGCTGAGCACCGGGGTCGAGGCCTTCGGAGTCGACGTCGACGGGCGGGTGTCGGCGGTGGTCACCGACCGCGGCACGGTGCCCGCCGACGTGGTGGTACTGGCTCTGGGGGTCAGACCCAACGTGGCCCTGGCCGCAGCGGCGGGGATCGAGATCGGTCCCACCGGTGCCATCGGCACCGACGACACCATGTCGACCTCGGTCGCGGGGATCTGGGCCGCGGGTGACTGCGCCCAGAGCCACCACCGGGTCAGCGGACGCCCGGCGTGGGTCGCGCTCGGAACCCACGCCAACAAGCAGGGCCGGGTGGTGGGCCTGAACGTGAGCGGTACCCCGGCCCGATTCCCCGGGGTCATCGGCACCGCGGTCACCAGGGTGGGGGAGTGCGAGATCGCCCGCACCGGCCTGACCGAGCGAGAAGCGACGACGGCAGGATTCGACGCGGTGGCCGAAGTGATCCAAGGCACCAGTCGAGCCCACTACTACCCCGATGGAGCGCCGATGGCGGTCAAGGTGGTGGCCGAACGTTCCTCGGGCCGGATGCTCGGGGCGCAGATCGTGGGTGGTCCCGAAGCGGCCAAGCGCATCGATGCCCTGGCGGTGGCGGTGTGGAACGAGATGACCGTCGAGGACTTCTCCCAGCTCGACTTGGGTTACGCCCCGCCGTTCTCCCCGGTTTGGGACCCCACGCTCATCGCCGCCCGAGGTGCGTCCCGAGCCCGAACCCGCTGA
- a CDS encoding TetR/AcrR family transcriptional regulator: protein MTTDARVARSRAAVVRAATDLLVDGGPASVTVDAIVARSGVAKSTIYRHWDSRDDILVDVIASCAPTLTEPAPELGFLEAINDLLTQISVTLADPEWTRVFPALLTLKIHEDGLANIEQQLEDRQERVLDSVLKRGIEEGIISATIDLNRAGAMLVGPLLFANLIGKPTLDPAFTAHVVQSFLVTEGTRPDQD from the coding sequence ATGACCACCGATGCCCGTGTGGCCCGAAGTCGAGCCGCAGTAGTGCGGGCCGCCACCGACCTGCTCGTCGACGGAGGTCCGGCCTCGGTCACGGTAGATGCCATCGTGGCCCGCTCCGGTGTGGCCAAGTCGACCATCTACCGCCACTGGGACAGTCGCGACGACATCTTGGTCGATGTGATCGCCAGTTGTGCCCCCACCCTCACCGAGCCCGCGCCCGAGCTCGGGTTCCTTGAGGCGATCAACGACCTGCTCACCCAGATCAGCGTCACCCTCGCCGATCCCGAATGGACCCGGGTGTTTCCAGCCCTTCTCACCCTCAAGATCCACGAGGACGGACTGGCCAACATCGAGCAGCAGTTGGAGGACCGCCAGGAACGGGTTCTCGATTCGGTCCTCAAGCGAGGCATCGAAGAGGGCATCATCTCAGCCACCATCGACCTGAACCGAGCTGGTGCCATGCTCGTCGGCCCGCTCCTGTTCGCCAACCTGATTGGAAAACCGACGTTGGACCCGGCCTTCACCGCTCATGTGGTCCAGTCGTTCCTGGTCACCGAGGGAACTCGCCCGGACCAGGACTGA
- a CDS encoding MFS transporter, with protein sequence MTSTAPSLDSEKHHRPQVVDHEAELVTDPKRQRLILIATCSALIAVVSSVSGLNVAQQDLALDLGASQSQLLWIINGYTMALAALLLPIGAIGDRLGRKPILLGGLSLFVVANAIAGLSTTTNMLMGARILAGVAAAMIMPVTLSVITSSFPADQRARAVGIWSGFAGAGGILGLFVASFLIDYFTWPWLFAMPIGIAAVSIVTTLKAVGNSREVQPGRFDTVGSVLSAVAIGAIVLGIHEGPERGWSDPLAVAGLVVGLGALAGFILWELRQEHPLLDIRVFSHRGLAAGSITLLVVFAVMFGVFLVLPQFTQAVLGYSALKSAASLLPMVVVMMPLSAMAPTIAKRIGTRSTLATGLGFFTAGLVLLGLMVSAEGGYWSVIPGLLVLSFGIGLCMSPSTTVITESLPASKQGVASALNDTVRELGGAVGIALLGSFVSAGYRSSISPVTEGLSPDLAHRVQEGIGSAFAAATDLGSDAPMVLTAAKTALVDGWQVAMWAGVAIAGATFVYMLVRGPRESDLAAEDALDADLHLDSPVTPTGATLTDDELVTA encoded by the coding sequence ATGACATCCACAGCCCCCTCGCTCGACAGCGAGAAACATCACCGGCCCCAAGTGGTCGACCACGAGGCCGAACTGGTCACCGACCCCAAACGTCAGCGCCTCATCCTCATCGCCACCTGTTCGGCCCTGATCGCGGTCGTGTCCTCGGTATCGGGCCTCAACGTGGCCCAGCAGGACCTGGCCCTCGACCTCGGTGCATCCCAGAGCCAGTTGCTGTGGATCATCAACGGCTACACCATGGCCCTGGCCGCCCTGCTGCTGCCGATCGGCGCCATCGGTGACCGGCTCGGGCGCAAGCCGATCCTGCTCGGTGGCCTGAGCCTGTTCGTGGTGGCCAACGCCATCGCCGGGTTGTCCACCACCACCAACATGTTGATGGGTGCTCGGATCCTGGCCGGTGTCGCCGCCGCCATGATCATGCCCGTCACCCTGTCGGTCATCACCTCCAGCTTCCCGGCCGACCAACGGGCGCGAGCCGTGGGCATCTGGTCGGGCTTTGCCGGGGCCGGAGGCATCCTCGGGTTGTTCGTGGCGTCGTTCCTCATCGACTACTTCACCTGGCCCTGGCTGTTCGCCATGCCGATCGGAATCGCTGCCGTCTCGATCGTGACCACCCTCAAGGCCGTCGGCAACTCCCGTGAGGTCCAGCCCGGACGTTTCGACACCGTCGGATCGGTGCTGTCAGCCGTAGCCATCGGGGCCATCGTGTTGGGTATCCACGAAGGACCCGAACGAGGCTGGAGCGACCCGCTGGCCGTGGCTGGACTGGTCGTGGGCCTGGGTGCCCTCGCCGGGTTCATCTTGTGGGAACTGCGTCAGGAACACCCGTTGCTCGACATCAGGGTCTTCTCCCATCGAGGCCTGGCCGCGGGATCGATCACCTTGCTGGTGGTGTTCGCCGTCATGTTCGGTGTGTTCCTCGTGCTGCCTCAGTTCACCCAGGCCGTCCTCGGATACTCGGCCCTCAAGTCGGCCGCCTCGCTGCTGCCCATGGTCGTGGTGATGATGCCGCTGTCGGCCATGGCCCCCACCATCGCCAAGCGGATCGGTACCCGTTCCACCCTCGCCACCGGACTCGGGTTCTTCACCGCCGGGTTGGTGCTCTTGGGTCTCATGGTTTCTGCCGAGGGTGGCTACTGGAGCGTGATCCCCGGGCTCCTGGTCCTGTCGTTCGGCATCGGCTTGTGCATGAGCCCATCGACCACCGTCATCACCGAATCTCTGCCGGCATCCAAGCAGGGTGTTGCCTCGGCCCTCAACGACACCGTGCGAGAGCTCGGTGGAGCGGTCGGGATCGCCCTTCTCGGTTCGTTCGTGAGCGCTGGGTACCGCTCCAGCATCTCGCCGGTCACCGAGGGCTTGAGCCCCGACCTGGCCCACCGTGTGCAGGAAGGGATCGGGTCGGCGTTCGCGGCTGCCACCGACCTCGGCTCTGATGCTCCGATGGTGCTGACCGCAGCCAAGACCGCGCTGGTGGATGGCTGGCAGGTCGCCATGTGGGCCGGCGTCGCCATCGCCGGAGCCACCTTCGTCTACATGTTGGTACGGGGTCCCCGGGAGAGCGACCTGGCCGCCGAGGACGCGCTCGATGCCGACCTCCACCTCGACAGCCCAGTCACACCGACCGGCGCGACCCTCACCGACGACGAGTTGGTGACCGCCTGA
- a CDS encoding phosphatase PAP2 family protein: MRSAAGPRSIGTGATEVASAPESGDRHDPNDQNQTGDAYRFDDEAPAELALAFPPEEIVRPAISLLHRDPPLTAKHFFYHRKLVFAGTVTVAFSLAFLAAWDGGHVLLRVDEPVARWVSDNRTATWTRVFNNLSHFGDNVVVFGAAAVLAVWTWPRCRYLAVALILAAAMRPAMEFVLKGVVDRTRPTLDPLGRFHGPSHPSGHPMAVASLWGLLPAVVALHVRSRVLWWASVVLAFTVGAVVAAARVYKGAHWLTDVLASFIWAALYLAAVQGFFDRYHGTTNCRHPQHETQVGHR; the protein is encoded by the coding sequence GTGAGATCGGCGGCCGGGCCCAGGAGCATCGGCACCGGCGCGACCGAAGTCGCGTCCGCACCCGAATCGGGGGATCGGCACGATCCGAATGATCAGAACCAAACGGGGGATGCCTACCGGTTCGACGATGAGGCACCCGCCGAACTGGCCCTCGCCTTTCCTCCCGAAGAGATCGTCCGTCCCGCCATATCCCTGCTGCATCGCGACCCGCCCCTGACCGCCAAGCACTTCTTCTACCACCGCAAACTGGTGTTCGCCGGCACGGTCACGGTGGCCTTCAGCCTGGCGTTCTTGGCAGCCTGGGACGGGGGCCATGTCTTGCTCAGGGTGGATGAGCCGGTGGCCCGATGGGTGTCTGACAACCGCACCGCCACCTGGACACGCGTTTTCAACAACCTGAGCCACTTCGGCGACAACGTGGTCGTCTTCGGTGCCGCAGCGGTCCTGGCAGTGTGGACCTGGCCTCGTTGTCGCTATCTGGCCGTGGCACTGATCCTGGCCGCAGCTATGCGACCAGCCATGGAGTTCGTGCTCAAGGGTGTGGTCGATCGCACCCGGCCCACCCTCGACCCCCTGGGTCGATTCCACGGTCCATCGCATCCCAGCGGGCATCCGATGGCGGTGGCTTCGCTTTGGGGACTGTTGCCCGCGGTGGTGGCCCTGCACGTCCGCAGCCGGGTGCTGTGGTGGGCATCGGTGGTTCTGGCCTTCACGGTAGGAGCCGTGGTGGCGGCGGCCCGCGTCTACAAGGGAGCTCACTGGCTGACCGACGTGTTGGCCTCGTTCATCTGGGCCGCCCTCTACCTCGCTGCCGTTCAGGGGTTCTTCGACCGCTACCACGGCACCACCAACTGCCGTCACCCGCAACACGAAACTCAGGTCGGTCACCGCTGA
- a CDS encoding pyruvate, phosphate dikinase: protein MDSAPEPFPIGTTPAGLEVTSLMIDLDDDRALDPMTTGGKAAALARVRSAGLATLPGVVLTTVACRAYDRGVDLAALVDVDRSLTLASADGALVVRSSSVVEDGARSSWAGQFETVLDVRGPEALVAAVRVVMDSRDRAGASDLPTAVLIQPMARPSVSGVAFGVDPVSGRDDRRVVAAVRGQGEPLVSGAVDGSRWVLDHRGRVVDEEISDGVKIGRSRLRQLAQVLERLRDLFDGPQDCEWGEVDDVLVLFQCRPVTTTITGTPHGPVFGPGPVSETFPDPLSALEVDMWVDPLRSGLTEALRISGVVNPRHLAERELVTVVDGLVAVDLEATGDHAGTGPRRLRGGWRGRCRRLASSWRIGRLRVALPLVADGVVAAVDDDLATVPAVSTLSDRQLLALIGHTGQGLRCLHAHEILLGMITKADGQAFSGAAVALRMLERARAEGTDDYEILARFPEVLGLTPPRIGIPAPLPTTTSTPSRSLGGIGTVDLHDGGTLDPDVDRAMVAREALRLRIRWMQEVGGRAALELGHRLTRRGVLGHPDQVRDLALTDLAELVTNPTAGTGLRPPRFEPAAGAPTPTLPVRFRLGNHGRPIPVGAEARSRSVGRLIRRRGEAHPTGAGRGVGAGGGVGVGTVTHDVREPPVGSVLVVHTLSPELGPILPRLGGLVSETGSVLAHLAILARENHVPTVVAHPDVSGFVDGVAVRVDGRSGAVTFTSGPPRGSSS from the coding sequence ATGGACAGCGCACCGGAACCGTTCCCGATCGGGACGACCCCGGCCGGTCTCGAAGTCACATCCCTGATGATCGACCTCGACGACGACCGGGCCCTGGACCCGATGACAACAGGGGGGAAAGCAGCGGCCCTGGCCCGGGTCCGCTCGGCAGGACTGGCCACCCTTCCCGGCGTGGTGTTGACCACCGTCGCCTGTCGGGCCTACGACCGCGGCGTCGACCTCGCTGCGCTCGTCGACGTGGACCGATCGTTGACGTTGGCTAGTGCCGACGGAGCCTTGGTGGTGCGATCCTCCTCAGTGGTGGAGGACGGTGCCCGTTCCTCGTGGGCTGGCCAGTTCGAGACAGTTCTCGATGTTCGCGGGCCCGAGGCATTGGTGGCCGCGGTTCGAGTCGTCATGGACTCCCGGGATCGAGCAGGCGCGTCCGATCTGCCCACGGCGGTCCTGATCCAACCCATGGCTCGGCCGTCTGTGTCCGGCGTGGCGTTCGGGGTCGACCCGGTCTCGGGTCGTGATGATCGGCGGGTGGTGGCCGCGGTGAGGGGCCAGGGCGAGCCGTTGGTGAGCGGAGCTGTCGACGGCAGCCGCTGGGTGCTCGACCACCGGGGCCGGGTGGTCGACGAGGAGATCTCCGATGGAGTGAAGATCGGCCGATCCCGGCTGAGGCAGCTCGCCCAGGTCCTGGAGCGGCTGCGCGACTTGTTCGACGGACCTCAGGACTGCGAATGGGGGGAGGTCGACGACGTGCTGGTCCTGTTCCAGTGCCGCCCCGTCACCACCACGATCACCGGTACACCCCATGGCCCGGTGTTCGGCCCTGGACCGGTGAGTGAGACCTTCCCTGATCCCCTCAGTGCGTTGGAGGTCGACATGTGGGTCGACCCTCTCCGCTCCGGCCTCACCGAGGCGTTGAGGATCTCCGGGGTCGTCAACCCCCGCCACCTGGCTGAACGCGAGCTGGTGACCGTTGTCGACGGTCTGGTCGCCGTGGATCTGGAGGCCACCGGGGACCACGCCGGAACCGGACCTCGACGGCTCCGCGGTGGGTGGCGGGGGCGATGTCGACGCCTGGCGTCGTCGTGGCGGATCGGCCGACTGCGAGTGGCCCTTCCCTTGGTGGCCGACGGGGTGGTCGCTGCCGTCGACGACGACCTGGCGACCGTGCCCGCCGTGTCCACGTTGAGCGATCGCCAGCTCCTAGCTCTGATCGGCCACACCGGCCAGGGTCTTCGCTGCCTGCACGCACACGAGATCCTGCTGGGCATGATTACGAAGGCCGACGGGCAGGCCTTCAGCGGTGCCGCCGTGGCGTTGCGAATGCTGGAGCGCGCCCGAGCCGAAGGTACCGACGACTACGAGATCCTGGCCCGCTTCCCCGAGGTGCTGGGTCTCACACCACCCCGGATCGGGATCCCGGCACCTTTGCCAACCACCACCTCGACCCCGTCGAGGTCCCTCGGCGGAATCGGTACGGTCGATCTCCATGACGGGGGGACGCTGGATCCCGACGTGGATCGGGCCATGGTGGCCCGTGAGGCACTTCGCCTGAGGATCAGGTGGATGCAAGAGGTCGGAGGCCGGGCTGCTCTGGAGCTCGGTCACCGCCTGACTCGACGAGGAGTCTTGGGCCACCCCGACCAGGTCCGGGACCTGGCCCTCACCGATCTGGCCGAGCTTGTCACCAACCCCACCGCCGGTACCGGGCTACGCCCCCCGAGGTTCGAGCCCGCCGCAGGCGCGCCCACCCCGACGCTACCGGTCCGCTTCCGCCTGGGGAACCACGGTCGACCCATTCCGGTCGGGGCCGAGGCTCGATCGCGTTCGGTGGGGAGGCTCATACGACGTCGAGGAGAGGCCCACCCCACCGGTGCCGGGCGCGGGGTCGGGGCCGGAGGTGGAGTTGGGGTCGGGACTGTCACCCACGATGTTCGTGAGCCGCCGGTCGGGTCGGTTCTGGTGGTCCACACCCTGAGCCCCGAGTTGGGCCCAATCCTGCCCCGCCTCGGCGGCCTGGTGTCCGAGACCGGCAGCGTGCTGGCCCACCTGGCGATCCTGGCCCGCGAGAACCATGTACCCACGGTGGTCGCCCATCCCGACGTGTCTGGGTTCGTCGACGGCGTGGCGGTCCGGGTCGACGGCCGTTCTGGAGCGGTGACTTTCACATCCGGGCCACCCCGAGGGTCGTCATCGTGA
- a CDS encoding TIGR03560 family F420-dependent LLM class oxidoreductase: protein MRFGLDIAQQRMPFSEVVARARFADDAGFDGVWGFDHFQPMYGEGPGECFEGNTTLAALSGHTTRARLGLLVTGVTYRHPSVLAAQALTIDHASGGRLELSLGAAWFEPEHKALGIPFPATVTRIEQLDEALTIVRGLLTTDGFSFEGRHWQVDNATLHPRPVQAPHPPIWIGASGERKMLPLVARHADVWHTFGDPDSFGRKSALLDELAVDAGRDPSSIARAAPLSLSEPWDEVRANVEAMRELGVTYLICGWPSEGRARLDEFVSDVLPSLRG, encoded by the coding sequence ATGCGCTTCGGACTCGACATCGCCCAGCAACGGATGCCCTTCAGTGAGGTGGTGGCTCGGGCCCGGTTTGCCGATGACGCCGGTTTCGACGGCGTGTGGGGCTTCGATCACTTCCAGCCCATGTACGGCGAAGGCCCCGGCGAGTGCTTCGAAGGAAACACCACGCTCGCGGCGCTCAGCGGCCATACCACCCGCGCCCGGCTGGGCCTGCTGGTAACCGGAGTCACCTACCGCCATCCGTCGGTCCTAGCTGCCCAAGCGCTCACCATCGACCACGCGTCGGGTGGGCGGTTGGAGCTGTCGTTGGGAGCGGCATGGTTCGAACCTGAACACAAGGCTCTGGGAATCCCGTTTCCCGCTACCGTCACCCGCATCGAGCAACTCGACGAGGCCCTGACCATCGTCCGAGGCCTGCTCACCACCGACGGCTTCAGCTTCGAAGGACGGCACTGGCAGGTGGACAACGCCACCTTGCATCCTCGTCCCGTCCAGGCTCCCCATCCCCCGATCTGGATCGGAGCCAGCGGTGAGCGCAAGATGCTGCCGCTGGTCGCTCGCCATGCCGACGTCTGGCACACCTTCGGTGACCCCGACTCCTTCGGACGGAAGTCGGCATTGCTCGACGAACTGGCTGTCGATGCCGGTCGAGATCCGTCGTCCATCGCCCGAGCCGCGCCGCTCAGCTTGTCCGAACCATGGGACGAGGTCCGGGCCAACGTCGAAGCCATGCGGGAACTGGGCGTCACCTACCTGATATGTGGGTGGCCGAGCGAAGGTCGAGCCCGGTTGGACGAGTTCGTGTCCGACGTGTTGCCGTCGCTGCGCGGCTGA
- a CDS encoding family 1 glycosylhydrolase, with the protein MVFGDGERHGGSVGREPRSVAGKPERASSPTIRPSTDADPTIPRRVHLGHRHGRPPDRGGNWNNDWWAFQHTAGSGVAEPSGDACDSWNRWADDADVVQAVGLDNYRFSLEWSRIEPEDGEWSIAALDHYARLCDGLRARGWTRGHLPPLHLTEVAGRRGGWSQPRRWTASPPLRACRHPPEVRP; encoded by the coding sequence ATGGTCTTCGGTGATGGCGAGCGGCATGGCGGGAGCGTAGGCCGAGAACCACGTTCCGTCGCCGGGAAGCCGGAGCGAGCCTCCAGCCCTACGATCCGGCCATCGACCGATGCAGACCCGACGATTCCCCGACGGGTTCACCTGGGGCACCGCCACGGCCGCCCACCAGATCGAGGCGGCAACTGGAACAACGACTGGTGGGCCTTCCAGCACACCGCCGGCTCGGGAGTAGCCGAACCGAGCGGCGACGCCTGCGACTCGTGGAACCGCTGGGCCGATGACGCCGACGTCGTGCAGGCCGTGGGACTCGACAACTACCGCTTCTCGCTGGAGTGGAGCCGCATCGAGCCCGAAGACGGCGAGTGGTCGATCGCCGCCCTCGACCACTACGCCCGGCTCTGTGACGGCCTGCGCGCGCGGGGGTGGACCCGTGGTCACCTTCCACCACTTCACCTCACCGAGGTGGCTGGCCGGCGCGGTGGATGGAGTCAGCCGAGACGGTGGACCGCTTCGCCGCCTTTACGAGCGTGCCGCCACCCGCCTGAGGTCAGACCATAG
- a CDS encoding family 1 glycosylhydrolase — protein MIPPGVSDLGRARSVGENFVAGHRAAVDAIRSAASGVPVGLTLSMQEWTPVGDTAEDVAAAQDKIDRSRAVMDDMFLQATGSDDFIGVPDLLPRPMGQRWDGRRRGRRWSA, from the coding sequence GTGATCCCGCCCGGGGTGTCCGACCTGGGGCGGGCTCGCAGTGTCGGCGAGAACTTCGTGGCCGGCCACCGGGCCGCGGTAGATGCCATCCGCTCGGCGGCATCGGGGGTGCCGGTCGGGCTGACGTTGTCCATGCAGGAGTGGACTCCGGTGGGAGACACCGCCGAAGACGTGGCTGCCGCTCAGGACAAGATCGACCGGAGCCGAGCCGTGATGGATGACATGTTCCTCCAGGCCACTGGCAGTGATGACTTCATCGGCGTACCAGACCTACTCCCGCGGCCGATGGGGCAGCGATGGGATGGTCGGCGCCGAGGAAGAAGGTGGAGCGCCTGA
- a CDS encoding wax ester/triacylglycerol synthase family O-acyltransferase — MSPESLPDLIEERLSRMPVLRRRVVPAPHNLGNPVLVDDPDFDIANHLRTVQAAPPGTQRQLDEVVADIAGVALPRDRPLWEMTVVTGLEGGRVGFVMKLHHALADGVASVALLENAFITDEAAAVVDSFRPEPIPDSRALYRAAASGASVAFKTVPRVVKRTASGVRHARLARKTVTTPLPGPFAGPKTPFNVALTTDRTFAGLAVPLDVLITAKRTAGVTLNDTFLALCGGGIRRYLARMGELPDKSMVASVPMATRTDLHRLGGNHVDNIFLPLGTDLADPLQRIRHINDCSVAVRRIRKEFGPDLFEWRSGLVPASFHGLLPKVWGATGLADHLRPPLNVVASCVRGPRTNLEIDGGQVTSLYSCGPILEGIGLNITAWSYVDTMYISVLGCSASLSDPWLLSADLSDELESWATRF, encoded by the coding sequence TTGTCGCCGGAGTCGCTTCCCGACCTGATCGAGGAACGGCTCAGTCGAATGCCGGTACTTCGTCGACGGGTGGTGCCTGCGCCCCACAATCTCGGGAATCCCGTGCTGGTCGACGACCCCGACTTCGACATTGCCAACCACCTTCGTACCGTCCAGGCCGCGCCGCCTGGTACCCAGCGCCAATTGGACGAGGTGGTGGCCGACATCGCCGGTGTGGCTCTGCCTCGGGACCGCCCGTTGTGGGAGATGACCGTCGTCACCGGATTGGAAGGGGGGCGCGTGGGTTTCGTGATGAAGCTTCATCACGCGCTGGCCGACGGCGTGGCCTCGGTGGCCCTGCTGGAGAACGCCTTCATCACCGACGAAGCCGCCGCCGTGGTGGACTCATTCCGACCCGAACCCATCCCTGACTCGCGTGCCCTCTACCGGGCCGCAGCGTCGGGAGCGTCAGTGGCGTTCAAGACCGTTCCCCGTGTCGTCAAGCGGACCGCGTCGGGGGTCCGCCACGCCCGCCTTGCCCGCAAGACCGTGACCACGCCGCTACCGGGTCCCTTCGCCGGCCCCAAGACGCCGTTCAACGTGGCGCTGACCACCGATCGCACCTTTGCTGGTCTCGCCGTCCCGCTCGACGTCCTCATCACCGCCAAGCGCACCGCGGGGGTGACGCTGAACGACACCTTCCTGGCTTTGTGTGGCGGTGGCATCCGGCGTTACCTGGCCCGAATGGGAGAGCTTCCCGACAAGTCGATGGTGGCTTCGGTGCCGATGGCCACCCGCACAGACCTCCACCGCCTCGGGGGAAACCACGTCGACAACATCTTCTTGCCCCTCGGCACCGACCTGGCCGACCCGCTCCAGCGGATCCGCCACATCAACGACTGCTCGGTGGCGGTGAGGCGCATACGCAAGGAGTTCGGACCCGACCTGTTCGAGTGGCGATCGGGTCTGGTGCCCGCGAGCTTCCACGGTCTCCTGCCCAAGGTCTGGGGTGCGACCGGGCTGGCGGACCACCTCCGACCTCCTCTGAACGTGGTGGCATCGTGTGTCCGGGGGCCGCGAACCAACCTCGAGATAGACGGCGGACAGGTCACCTCGCTCTACTCGTGCGGACCCATCCTCGAAGGGATCGGCCTGAACATCACGGCGTGGAGCTACGTGGACACGATGTACATCTCGGTCCTGGGCTGTTCGGCCTCGCTATCTGACCCGTGGCTTCTCAGCGCGGACCTGTCCGACGAACTGGAGTCCTGGGCCACCAGATTCTGA